The stretch of DNA CATATCATGAAACAACAAGAACTTATTAAATATCTGGCAGAAGTTATTCTAAGCACAAAAAGAGACCATCCCCTCCGTGTCGGAATTAATGGTGTCGACGCTTCAGGTAAAACAACTTTGACAAATGCGCTCGTAGATTTTCTTAAGTCCCAAAAAATACCTGTAATTCGTGCTTCAACAGACGGTTTTCATAATCCAAAATCGTTCCGCTATCAAAAAGGTCGTAATTCGTCCGAGGGCTATTACAAAGATTCTTTCAATAATCATGCGATCATAAATAATCTGCTCGCTCCGCTTGGCGAAAATGGAAATTTGCAGTACAGAAAAGCAATTTTTGATTTCAAAACTGATAGTGAAGTTGTTTTGCCAGTCGAAACAGCAAATAAATATTCAATTTTAATTATGGATGGTCTCTTTTTGTTTCGTCCTGAATTAAAAAATTATTGGGATCTCAAAATATTTATTGAAGCAGATTTCAAAATTACTGTTTCAAGAGCCACAAAGAGAGATGGCTATTATCTTGGTTCTGAACAAGAAATTCTTGATAAATACAATCAGCGTTATGTCCCTGGTCAACAACTTTATTTTCAAGAAGCTAACCCCCAAGAGACAGCAGACATTATTATAGAAAACAGTGACTTTGAAAATCCAGTAATAACGAAAGAGATAAAAACTGCCCATTAAAATAAGCGGTTTTTGTGGTGAGAACTTTGCAAAATACTCGCAAAGCTCGGGTTACTGCCAGTTCGCATTGAGATATCTGTTCAACAAAGCAATTTTCTCTCTGGAACCTCGAAAATTGTCCGATAAGTATTTCGAAAATGCTTACAAAATAGGCAGTAACCATAATTTTGCAAAGTTCTCTGGTGGCAACTCTCACCAGCCATTCGGGACGCTGCGCTCTGGCTTCGCCTCGGCTAACAGGAATTATGCTCAATTTTTAAGAACGCCTTTACTCTAATCTTTCGATAATTTTATATAGGAATGTATCACCTAGGGATCACATGGACAAACAATTAATGACTAAAATTGGATATATCTTTATTGCAATTACATTAATATTATTTGGCATTAATCGCTACATGGATTATAAATGGGAGAAGGAAAACGCAGAGAAGGAATTAAATAATCAAAACTTATTAGACATTGCTTTAAAAGAAACAGATATTAAATACTGCAATGATTATAAATATAAATTAGGGTGTGTAGTACTCGTTGGACAAAAATTGAATGATGAAAATGTTTGTGAACAAGCATATGATGAAGAACCAACGATTACATCATGCAAAGCAGCTATTTTAAAAGATAAATCATTGTGTACAAATAATTTTGAAAAAAGTGAATTAAGGTTATGTGAAACATTATATGATCATGTTTTATCTAAAATTGGTTAATTATTTCTTTGTGGTCAATATCAATAATCTAATTGTCAGAAATAAAAATAAAAAATAACTAATACTTAAATTATAATCGTCGGTGCCTTTTCATCCTTTTCTTCATCGAAATCAGTGACTAATGCTTCAGTTGTCAACACCATAGCTGCAATAGATGCTGCATTCTGCAAAGCATTTCTCACTACTTTAGTAGGATCAATAACACCTGCTTTAAAGAGGTCTTCATAGCAATCTTTTTTAGCATTGTAGCCGAACTGTTCATTGCTTTCTGCCTTCAACCGGGCAACAACTTCTGCTCCTTCCCTGCCAGCATTCTTAGCAATCTGCCGAACAGGCTCTTCCAAAGCGCGCTTTACAATATGCAAGCCAACAAGCTCATCGCCAGTTAACGTTAATTCCTGTACTGGTTTAACTGCTCTAAATAAAGCAACGCCTCCACCTACAACAACACCTTCTTCAACTGCTGCTTTGGTTGCGTTTAATGCATCATCAATCCGCATTTTTTTGTCCTGCATTTCAATTTCTGTTGCTGCGCCTACTTTAACAACAGCAACACCGCTGCCAAGCTTTGCTAGCCGTTTTTTAAGATCTGTTTTTTTGTAATCAGAATCTGCTAGTTTTATTTGCGATTCCAACATGTTCTTTCGTGCTTCAAGCTCTTTTTTGCTTCCTTTGCCTTCAACAATAATTGTTTTTTCATTGTCAACTCTTACTCTACGCGCGCTGCCTAACCATGTTTCCATAAACTTGTCTAATTTTAATCCTTTGTCTTCACTAACAACTGTTGCTCCGGTTAATACTGCTAAATCATTAAGCATATCCTTTTTTTCATCGCCAAATCCAGGAGCTTTGACAGCACAAACCTTAATTGCACCTCTGATGATGTTCAAAATCAAGGCTGTTTGCGCTTCGCCTTCAACATCTTCAGCAATAAGGAGCAATGGCCTGCTTTCCTGGGCTACTTTTTCAAGCACAGGAACAAGTTCTTTCATGCTGCTCAGTTTTTTATCAACCAGCAAGATGTAAGGTTCATCAAACTCGCATACCATTTTTTCATGATTAGTTGCCATGTAGGGAGAAACAAATCCTCGTTCAAACTGCATACCTTCAACAAGTTCAAGACTTGTTTCAATACTTTTGCCTTCTTCAACAGTAATAACGCCATTATTGCCAACTTTTTCCATGGCATCTGCTATTAATCCGCCAATAACTTCGTCATTGTTGGCTGAGATCGTAGCAACTTGCACAATTTTTTCTTTGTCTTTTACATCAACACTGTTCTGTTTTAAGAACTCAACCACTTTAGCCGTTGCTTTTTCAATGCCTTTTTTTACTTCAATAGGATTAGCGCCGGAGGTAATATTTTTTAATCCTTCAACAACCATTGCCTGAGCCAAAAGTGTTGACGTTGTTGTGCCGTCGCCAGCATTATCCTGAGTTTTTGTCGCAGCTTCAATAATCAATTTTGCGCCAATATTTTCAAATTTATCATACAAAGAAATCTCTTTTGCAATAGTTACCCCATCATTAGTAACTAAAGGATGCGGTGATTTGTCAAGAACAACATTTCTTCCTTTTGGACCAAGTGTGATTTTAACAGTATTAGCGACTTTATCTACGCCGCGCAATAGAGCTTGCCGTGCATGCTCATCAAATACTAATTGTTTGCTAGCCATACTATTCTACCCCCCAAATAACTTAGTTTTTCTGTAATTTTAGTATTTCTGTAAGTTTTATTCAAGCTTTGCAAGAATACTTTTGAATTCTACAAAAACATATTTCTGCTGATTAAGTTCAATTTCTTCGTTGCTGTATCCTCCATACAAAACACGATCTCCTTTTTTCAAAGGCAGTTCTTTGCCATCTTTAAATGTGCCAACTGCTTCAACAATACCTTCCTTTCGTTCTTCTTTAGCTGATTCAGGAATATATAAGCCGCCTTTTGTTTTTTCTTCTTTAGTAACAGGTTTTAGTAACACTCGTTCTCCCAATGGTTTAATGTTCATGGTTTCCTACCTCCTTAGTTTCATCTTGAATTCATATTACATAGATCATTATAAATCCAATATGGGGAATAAACATATTTTTAAAAAGGTTACTATTTTAAAGTACGTAATAAGTCCTCTTTTGGTTTTAGCGCCAGTTCAGCTTAAACTTATTGTTTTGATTGGATTTTTCTCTCTGGAACCCAGAAAAATCCCCAAAGTGAATTTAAGAAGAGCTTCACAAAAGTAGGCGCTAAAACCCATGACTTATTACGTACATTTTAAACAATATATTAATAAAGCAGTTTAAAGTCATGTTTTTATATGGCAGCGCTTATTGAGCAGCTTGGTATTCTGCTGATTATAGTAGTAGTGATTTCATTTATTATCAAGCTTCTTAAACAGCCGATTATTTTAGGATATGTTTTATCAGGATTATTCTTTGCATGGTACTTAAGCGATTATCAAAATATTTATGAAACCATGATTTTGTTTGGAGAGATTGGAATTATTTTTATGTTATTCTTATTGGGAATTGAATTTGATTTAAAGAGTTTAAAATATCTCGGAAAGGATATCTTTATTACAACAATCCTGCAGTCAATTTTTCTCTTTGCTATTAGTTTAGGAATAACTATTTTTTTCCCTTTAACATGGATGGAAAGAGTTCATATAGGGATAGTGCTTCTTTTTTCCAGTACCTTATTTGTCGCAAAATGGGTTGAAGACAAAAAAGAAACTGCTGCGCTGCATGGAAAGATCATTTTTTCTACCTTAATCATACAAGACATCCTTGCAATACTCGCAATCACCTTATTAAGCTTGTTTAATAAACCAATAGGATTAGATTTCATGCTTATTCCTCTGAAAGGAATACTTTTGTTAGGGATTGGTTTTATTGTAAGCCGTTTTTTAATCCAGCGCATTTTAAAAACTGCAAGCCATTTTATTGAATTATTATTTATTCTCAGCATATCATTCTGCTTTATGTTTGCAATTCTTGCGCAAAAACTTGGCTATTCAGAAACTATTGGAGCGTTTTTAGGCGGCATTGTTCTCGGAAACACCATTTACAAGACAGAAATTTATGGAAGGTTAAAGCCCTTAACCATTTTCTTTAACATGCTTTTTTTCGTTGGTCTAGGATTCCAGATGCTTGTTCCCCTTAATCCTAAAACAATAGTGATGTTAGCGCTGCTCCTGGCTGCGACACTTTTTATAAAGCCTTTTATCTTTTATATTACTTTACGAATGCGCGGTTATGATTTAAAAACAGCATTGCTTTCAGGATTGTATCTAGCGCAAAACAGTGAATTTGGCGTCATTATTGTTGTAGGAAGCATTAGTTCAGGAATTATAAGCAGTCAACTTGGAGCATTAAGCATTATACTCGTAATTACTTCGATGATTTTATCATCATACTTGATAAAATACGACCGAGAGATATTTCAATGGTGCAGTTCATGGTTGTTAATGCTTGACCGATTATTTGCAACAACAAAAACTGCAAAACTTGAAGAAAAAGCAATTGATGCTGAAATCATTTTTTTTGGTTATTATGAGTTTGGTTCAGAAGTTTTAGACAAAATAAAAGCATTGAATAAAAAAATAATAGTTATCGAGAATGATCCCCACCTTATTGAAAAACTTCAGGAAGAGAAGATACCCTTCATTTTCGATTCTGTTTATTCGCCTGAATTTTTTCGTCACCACCATTTCAAAAATCCAGAGCTTGTTATATCCAATAAAATGGATTTGATTGAAACAAAGATTATTTTAAAAGAACTAAAATCAAAGCATCCTTCAATCAAAATTATGGTAACTGCGCGAAATATAAATGAATCTCTTGAGTTATATAATGCTCAAGCTGATTATGTTATTTATCCAACCTATGTAAATGAAAAACAAGTTACCGTGTTAGTTGAAGATTATATCATGGACATTAACAAAGTGATCTCAAGAAAAGTTGTAGATTTAGTCGAATTTAATAAGAAAGCGAAAGAGCAGGAAATACGAGCCAAGAAAGAAGGTTTTCTTGATGTCAACAGCTTCCTTAAAAAACAAGAAGTTTTGTATAAGAAAAAACAGGAATTTGTTTCTGAAGTAGATAACTTCCTCAGAAAATTACATATTAAAAAATAGTAAAAAATAGTTCCTAAAAAAACGGAAAATCTTCGAAAAAACATCATTCTATTGAAAATTCTCCGGGAAAATAAGTAAAGCTTCCGAAATAGTCGAAAAAAATAGTGTTTTTTCGACGGTGGTTTTATTAAGGAGAAAAACAACTAATTTCTTAAGAAAAAAGCAGCGCTGGTTTTTCTCAACAAAGAAAAAAGGGAAAAAGAAGGTGAGAATATGCATAAAAAAATAGTAATAGCGTTAGCTATGTTGAGCTTCATTGCTCATCCGATGGCAGGAGTAGTGCAGGCAGCTGACAACAAAACATTGTGTTTGCAAGACCCTGTCTGCAGTGAGTTAGTGCAGAAGAATTCTGGTGTATTAATGTTGTATGAAAAGCATATCAAGCTATTATACCAGCATCATGGTAGATTGTTTGGTGTGTACAATAAGAAAAAAGCAGCATTCGACAAAAACACTGAACTGCAGATAAAACAAAAACTTAATCAGTTGTATGGAAAGATTCTAGAAGCAGATGACTGGACATGGGCATTAACCAATGATATGAATACTGCTATGGATAATTATGACGCTGATGAACTCGGTGATATTTGGAATGCCATCTATGACCCAAGGTATGAGATTAATGCAGCCTACAAGATGGTTAAGGAATTAAAAGGTATGTTAAGTGTGCCGTAATAAGTCTTTGTACGTAATAAGTCTGGGGTTTTAGCGCCTCTTTTGTGAAGCTCTTCAATTACACATTGGGGATTTTTCGGAGTGCCAGAGAGAAAAATCCAATATTTAAATCACTTTGAAGCTGAACTGGCGCTAAAACTGTTGAAGACTTATTACGTACTCTTTTGTTTTTTTTGGATGGTATTTTGTTTAGAAAGCTATAGGAAAAAGAAATTTATTAGGGGCGTCTTAAATACAAAAACAAAAGAACATTTATATATGGCATCAAAAGAACAAGAACGAGCAGAACTGCAATTGATAAAATTGTAGAAGAAATTGAGGAAACAAAATAATGGTAACAGATAGAAAAAATACAATTAGGTTATTTGAACAAACTAAAGTTCGTACTATCTGGGATGATAATAAACAAAAATGGTGGTTTTCTGTTATAGATATTATTGCAATATTAACAGATCAGTCTGATTATCAAAAGGTTCGTAATTATTGGAAATGGCTCAAAAACAAGTTAAAATCTGAAGGAAGTGAAGTGGTTAGTAATACTAACCAGTTGAAAATGGAAGCAGAAGATGGTAAAATGCGTCTTACAGATGTTGCAGACACTGAGCAAATTTTACGGCTTATACAATCGATTCCTTCAAGAAAAGCAGAACCATTTAAAATGTGGCTTGCCAAGGTTGGTAATGAAAGAATAGATGAAACTATTGATCCAGAACTTTCTATTGATAGAGCCATTCAAAATTATCGTAAATTGGGTTATAATG from Candidatus Woesearchaeota archaeon encodes:
- the groL gene encoding chaperonin GroEL (60 kDa chaperone family; promotes refolding of misfolded polypeptides especially under stressful conditions; forms two stacked rings of heptamers to form a barrel-shaped 14mer; ends can be capped by GroES; misfolded proteins enter the barrel where they are refolded when GroES binds), translated to MASKQLVFDEHARQALLRGVDKVANTVKITLGPKGRNVVLDKSPHPLVTNDGVTIAKEISLYDKFENIGAKLIIEAATKTQDNAGDGTTTSTLLAQAMVVEGLKNITSGANPIEVKKGIEKATAKVVEFLKQNSVDVKDKEKIVQVATISANNDEVIGGLIADAMEKVGNNGVITVEEGKSIETSLELVEGMQFERGFVSPYMATNHEKMVCEFDEPYILLVDKKLSSMKELVPVLEKVAQESRPLLLIAEDVEGEAQTALILNIIRGAIKVCAVKAPGFGDEKKDMLNDLAVLTGATVVSEDKGLKLDKFMETWLGSARRVRVDNEKTIIVEGKGSKKELEARKNMLESQIKLADSDYKKTDLKKRLAKLGSGVAVVKVGAATEIEMQDKKMRIDDALNATKAAVEEGVVVGGGVALFRAVKPVQELTLTGDELVGLHIVKRALEEPVRQIAKNAGREGAEVVARLKAESNEQFGYNAKKDCYEDLFKAGVIDPTKVVRNALQNAASIAAMVLTTEALVTDFDEEKDEKAPTIII
- the groES gene encoding co-chaperone GroES, with the protein product MNIKPLGERVLLKPVTKEEKTKGGLYIPESAKEERKEGIVEAVGTFKDGKELPLKKGDRVLYGGYSNEEIELNQQKYVFVEFKSILAKLE
- a CDS encoding cation:proton antiporter; translated protein: MAALIEQLGILLIIVVVISFIIKLLKQPIILGYVLSGLFFAWYLSDYQNIYETMILFGEIGIIFMLFLLGIEFDLKSLKYLGKDIFITTILQSIFLFAISLGITIFFPLTWMERVHIGIVLLFSSTLFVAKWVEDKKETAALHGKIIFSTLIIQDILAILAITLLSLFNKPIGLDFMLIPLKGILLLGIGFIVSRFLIQRILKTASHFIELLFILSISFCFMFAILAQKLGYSETIGAFLGGIVLGNTIYKTEIYGRLKPLTIFFNMLFFVGLGFQMLVPLNPKTIVMLALLLAATLFIKPFIFYITLRMRGYDLKTALLSGLYLAQNSEFGVIIVVGSISSGIISSQLGALSIILVITSMILSSYLIKYDREIFQWCSSWLLMLDRLFATTKTAKLEEKAIDAEIIFFGYYEFGSEVLDKIKALNKKIIVIENDPHLIEKLQEEKIPFIFDSVYSPEFFRHHHFKNPELVISNKMDLIETKIILKELKSKHPSIKIMVTARNINESLELYNAQADYVIYPTYVNEKQVTVLVEDYIMDINKVISRKVVDLVEFNKKAKEQEIRAKKEGFLDVNSFLKKQEVLYKKKQEFVSEVDNFLRKLHIKK
- a CDS encoding Bro-N domain-containing protein; this encodes MVTDRKNTIRLFEQTKVRTIWDDNKQKWWFSVIDIIAILTDQSDYQKVRNYWKWLKNKLKSEGSEVVSNTNQLKMEAEDGKMRLTDVADTEQILRLIQSIPSRKAEPFKMWLAKVGNERIDETIDPELSIDRAIQNYRKLGYNENWINQRIKSIEVRKALTDEWDKSGVKRGTEYAELTDLMSKTWSGMTTREYKKYKDLNKENLRDNMTNTELVLNMLAEVATTDISIVRNPSGFKESKDVAKEGALTAKVARKQLEKSTGKLAISRSKAKSLEQNALEEQQNE